The genomic interval CGCGACCGCCGCCGTCCTGCTCCTCACGACGGACCTGGCGCCGGTGCACGCCGCCGGGATCCTCGCCGTGCTTGCGGTGGTCCTGGGGGCGTTCGTCCCCTCGCTGGCCTTCCGGATGTCCGGGATGCGGATGCCTCCCCTGCCGACCAACGCGCAGCAGTTGCAGGAGGGCATCGAGCCACACGCCGCCTCCGCTGTCTCGGCCCGCGCCGTTCTCGCCGACGGCTGGATGACGTCGCTCTACGGAGCGGTGGGCCTGGTCGGCGTCGCGTGCGTGGTCGTCCTGGCATGGGAGCGCGAACTGGCCGAGATCATCATGACGGTGGCGTTGTGCCTGCTGCTCGTCCTGCACGCCCGTGGCCTCGGCAACATCTGGCAGCGCATGTCCCTGGTGGTCCCAGGGGTGCTCGGGCTGCTCCTGCTGGTGCTGGTCGCCGCCCCCGCCGCGGCCCCGGGGAGCCGCCTGGTCACGGCCGCGGGCTTGCTCGCGGCGGCCGCCGCGGTCGCCATCGCCGCCTGGACCGTACCCGGGCGCCGGCTCGTTCCGTACTGGGGCCGCGCGGGCGAACTGCTCCACTCGGCCCTGGCGATCGCCGTGCTCCCGCTCGCCCTGTGGGTGCTCGGCGTGTACGGCGCCCTGCGGTCCATCAACGGCTGACCGGAAGGGAGACCCACTGCCGTGCAGTCCAAACGCGACCAGGTCCAGGCTCACATGTTCGTCATGGGCCGGCTGACCTCCGGCATGCTCCGCGCCGACCCCGACGCCCCGGAGAGCCCGCAGGGGCGGACCAACCGGGGCGTGGTGATCGGCATCGTCATCGCCGTCCTGCTGTCGGCCGGCTCCTTCGTCCTGGGTCTCCTCAAGCCCGGAACCAAGGACTCCTGGAGGGCCGCCGGGACCCTCGTCGTGAACAAGGACACGGGGTCCCGCTACCTCTACATCGAGGGGCGGCTGCGCCCGGTGCGCAACTACGCGTCGGCGCGGCTCCTCGCGGGCGCCGACATGAAAGCGGTGACGGTCGGTTCCAAGTCCCTGAGAGGTACGCCGCACGGGGCGCCCATCGGCATCAGCGGCGCCCCGGACGCCCTGCCGGGGAGCGCGGACCTCGACACGGGCCCTTGGCAGGTCTGTTCGGGCAGCGGGACCGGAAGGACCGGCACCACCGTCGCGGTGGGCCTCCCGGCGGACGCCACCGGGCTGCCCACCGACCAGACCATGCTGGTCAAGGGGCCGGACAAGGCCGATTACCTGGTCTGGCGCGGCAGCAAGCTGCTGCTCGACGATGACACCCGCGCCCGCGAGGCCCTCGGCTACGGCTCCACACCCCAGCTGCCCGTCTCCGCCGCCTTCCTGAACGCTCTGCCCTCGGGGCCCGATCTGCGACCGCCGAACGTACTCGGCAAGGGCAGGAAGGGCCCCTCGCTGGGCGGTGAGGAGTCCCGGATCGGCCAGGTCTTCCGGGTCACCGTGCCGGGCTCCGCCGACCGCTACTACCTGCTGCGCCAGCAGGGCCTGACGCCGCTCACGGCTACCGGGGCCGCGCTGGTGCTCGGCGACCCGGAGACCCGCGAGAAGGTGTACGGGGGAGGCGCGGCGAACGTCGTGACGCTGGGTGCGGATGCGCTGAGCGGCCGGCTGGCCCCTGGTGCGGAAACCGGCGCGGAGGAGGCGGATTTGCCCTCGGAGCCTCCGGTGGCGGTCGCCCTCGGCGAGGACCGCACCGTATGCATCCGGGTCCAGCCGAGCGAGCGCGGACCGCGCATCAGCGTGGCGCTGACCGGGACGGGCACCCTGGGCCCCGCCGCACAGGCGCCGCCCGAGGGACTCACCCCGGCCTGCATGCCGGTCGGCACGATCAGCGTGCGGCCGGGCGGCGGATCCCTGGTGCGCGCGCTCGGAGCGAGCGGGAGCACGGTCGGCACCACGGTCTACCTGGTGACGGACACCGGGATGAAGTACCGGGTCGGCACGGCCGACGGACTCGCCGCCCTCGGCTACAGCGAGGGCCAGGCACGAGGCCTGCCCGCGCCGCTGCTGGCCATGCTGCCGACCGGGCCGGACCTCACCAAGGAGGCCGCGGCCGCGGGGCGGAACACGAACACGACACCCCGCTGTACGCGGACATGAGCACCCGGCGAGGGCTCGT from Streptomyces sp. CA-278952 carries:
- the eccB gene encoding type VII secretion protein EccB produces the protein MQSKRDQVQAHMFVMGRLTSGMLRADPDAPESPQGRTNRGVVIGIVIAVLLSAGSFVLGLLKPGTKDSWRAAGTLVVNKDTGSRYLYIEGRLRPVRNYASARLLAGADMKAVTVGSKSLRGTPHGAPIGISGAPDALPGSADLDTGPWQVCSGSGTGRTGTTVAVGLPADATGLPTDQTMLVKGPDKADYLVWRGSKLLLDDDTRAREALGYGSTPQLPVSAAFLNALPSGPDLRPPNVLGKGRKGPSLGGEESRIGQVFRVTVPGSADRYYLLRQQGLTPLTATGAALVLGDPETREKVYGGGAANVVTLGADALSGRLAPGAETGAEEADLPSEPPVAVALGEDRTVCIRVQPSERGPRISVALTGTGTLGPAAQAPPEGLTPACMPVGTISVRPGGGSLVRALGASGSTVGTTVYLVTDTGMKYRVGTADGLAALGYSEGQARGLPAPLLAMLPTGPDLTKEAAAAGRNTNTTPRCTRT